In Desulfurococcaceae archaeon MEX13E-LK6-19, the genomic window CTTGGCGGCATTCCAAGCAGTTTCTTTGGTGAAAACTCTTCCTCTCAGATACTCTTCAACACTCTTTGCTCTAACAGGTGTTGGCGCGACAGAGCCTAGTGCTACAGCAACATCTCTAACAACACCGTCTTTGTCTACAACAAGCTTAGCAGCAGCATTAACTTTGGCTAAATCCATTGAAGTCCTCGCGATCTTTATAAATGCCGAGCCTACATGCCCAGTTGGGTATGGTATAATGATCTCTGTTAGTATCTCATCATAGTTAAGAATAGTCTTCTTAGGTCCTCTGAAGAACTCTGTTATAGGCACATCTTTTACTCCATAGGGCCCGGCGATCCTGAGTTTTGCGTTAAACACCATTAATGGTGGTGCTGTGTCGGCTGCTGGCGAGGCGTTACACAAGTTACCACCAATAGTAGCCATATTACGGATCTGTGGGCTAGCCATAGATTTAACGGCTTCATGCAGGGCTGTGAATTTTTCCTTGATAATATTGTTCTCCTCTAGCTCTTTGAGCCTGGTCAAAGCTCCTATGGACAAGTGTTCCCCATAATCTTTTAATCCATAAAGCTCCTTGATCTTCTTGATATTAATAATGTACTTGGGGTTGATTTGCTTCATTTTAATTTGTACAAGAAGGTCTGTTCCGCCTGCCAGGATCTTTGCATCCGGACCTAGTTTACCAAGAAGCTTAATGGCTTCATGGATTGATGTTGGCTCGTAGTACTCGAATTCACATGGTAGTATACGTGTGTTGACACGGTTAATCCATGGAACACCCATGACCGATCACCCCTCTTTCCCGGAAAGTGCTTTAAGGATCTTCTCTGGTGTAATTGGTAGCTCGTAGAATCTTATGCCAATAGCATTATAGATCGCGTTGGCAATAGCTGCTGCAACAGGGTTTTTGGCTGCTTCACCAAGACCTTTTGCGCCGAAAGGACCTGTAGGTTCATGTGTCTCAGCGAAGATTACCTTGAAGTCATCTGGGTTAGGGAGGTCTTGTGACGATGGTATCTTGTAGTCGGTTATGAAGCCATGTGACAGGAGATCACCTGTAACAGGATCGTATGGTGTATCCTCGAGTAAAGCCATTGACAACCCCATGGCAAAGCCTCCATGTATTTGTCCTTCAGCTAGCTCGGGATTGATTACTGTGCCACAGTCGACTCCAGCTACGACTCTAACAGGCTTTACAACACCAGTATAGGTGTCAACTTCTACTTCAACAAAGTAGACTAGGTAAGCTGGTGGAGCTGCTGGAGCACGATAGGAAAGCGATACTGATAACGTGCCCCAGTTCTTCTGCCATAGAGTCCTGGCTAGTTCTCTAAGTGTGATCCTTTTATCGGGGCTGCCTTCAACATAAATAATAGTCTCGCCGCTTTCCTCATCGTACTCCATTCTAAGCCCTTCAGGTGTCGCAACAACACCAAGTATACGGGCTGCATAATTAAGTATCTTCTCTTTAAGCAATCGTGCAGCACGTCTAGCAGCCTCGCCGCCAACGAATACGCCACGGGATGCATGTGTACATACATCGTATAGTGTTGTGTTGGTATCACTCCATACAATGTTTATTTTCTCGACCGGCACCTGTAGTTCTTCAGCTATAATCTTGGCGTGAGCATCGAGCGTTCCACCGCCATGGTCTTGTAGTGCAGTGATATAATCTATTGTCCCGTCATCGTTGAGCTTCAATATAACACCAGTATAATCAATGACAGTGCCCGACAAGGGGCCTCCAGCACCACTTGTATGGAATCCACGTGCAACTCCTATTCCACGGCGATATCTTCCCTTCTTATCTCTTGGATCTCCTCTCTTGCTCCAGCCTATTAGCTCGGCTCCTTTTCTCATCAACTCGGGGACTCCATCACTCCTAATAATAGACCTTACAGTTGGCCCTTGTCCCCAAAATAGGTCGCCTTTACCAACATAGTTCTTGAGCCTAAACTCAATAGGGTCGATGCCTAGTTTTTCAGCGAGCTCATCAATAACGGTTTCAACAGCCCATGTTACCTGGGGGTTCCCGAAACCACGCATAGCACAGCTGGGTACCTTATTGGTGTAAACAGCTATTCCGCGATACCGTATATTCTTCCATTTATACAGTGATACAAACCAGCCTAGGGCAACACCGAGTAGGGGATAGGGTTGGATCTGGTGTGCACCAATATCCATTATGTTCTCTAGCTCGCCGGCAATAATAGTGCCATCTCTCTTAGCGCCAGCTTTGATCCTCAAGTACATTTCGTAACTACAATGCTCATGCATATCTTCTTCACGCGTAAGAGCGATCTTGACAGGCCGCTTGGCTTTGAGAGCCAATGCCACGGCAACAAGGACAACAGGGTTTGTCTGTATGCTAGAGCCAAAACTTCCGCCTATAGGGATCTTGACTACATTGACTTTACTTAATGGTATGTTGAAGACTTGTGATACAAGTATTCTCGTGTTATGAATTGTCTGTGTTGTAGTCCATATAGTCACGCCACCATTGGGCTCTGGCCGCACTACAACAGCTTTGGGCTCAAGTTGCATATGGTATCTACGATTTGTCTTGAAACTCCTCTCGATAACAACATCGGCTTCCTCAAAAGCCTTATCAGGATCGCCTTCAACGTACTCGTATTTACATGCAATATTATTGATAACATCTACTTCACGATCCTTCAATAATATCTTCTCATGAATTCTAGGAGCATCATCCTTCATTGCATCCATAGGATTCAGAACAAACGGTAAAGGCTCCCACTCGACTCTTATCGACTCAAGAGCCTTTTGTGCCAAATACTCGGATTCAGCAGCAACAGCGGCGACATATTCTCCAACAAACTTCGGGTGATCAGTGAGAACCTCCCAGTCCTTGTAGGTGACGTCTTCGGTGCTGACTAGCCTAGGATTAAACTTGACACGCGGGACATCCTTGAAGGTAATAACAACAGCATTATACTTCTTGGCACCACTTGTATCAATATTCTTTACACGAGCATGTGGATAAGGGCTTTTAAGTATCCTACCATAAAGCATTCCAGGCAACACAATGTCATTAGCATATTTTATTTGACCAGTAATCTTCGCAACTCCATCATGTCTAGAAATCTTCTTACCAATAAACCTATATTTCATAATAAGAGTACACCAAGTTAATTCTTAGACAGGTAATAGAAAAATATAGCCCTCTGCTAATTTTTCTATTGATCGTGGTTTATTTATTGGATTTATGGGAACTATTCTACTCGGGGGTATTCTGTGTCAAATTTGCTCGTACGCGGAGGACACATTGTTTATCCATGGCGTATTATTGAAGGGGATATCCTCATCGAGAACGGTGTTGTAAAGGCTGTTGGCAAGAGTATCCCTAGACCAAATGGTGTAGAAGTAGTTGATGCCGAGGGTATGCTCGTACTACCAGGTGTCGTCGATATACATGTTCACATGAGAGAACCTGGTCTAGAATATAAAGACGACTTCACTAGGGGTACACTAGACGCATTGATGGGTGGGGTAACGACGGTACTAGAGATGCCTAATACTCTGCCACCGGTTGATACTCGTGAGAGACTAGTTGAGAAAGCAAAACTTCTTGAGCCCAAAGCCTATGTTGACTTCGGGCTCTATGGTGTTATACATGATGGTAATATAGATGAGTTTAAACCCATGGTCGAAGCCGGGGCTATAGGCTTCAAAATATTCTTGGGGCCAACCACGGGGGATATACCGGCACCGAGCACACCAACATTATACGAGGCAATGGAGTTGTCGAAAGAAACAGGCGTTACACTGGCATTCCATGCAGAAGAATGGAGTCTTGTGAAGTATTTTACCGAGAAGATAAAGACGAGTGGTAGAATTGATCCAGAGGCACACATGGATTCAAGACCCCCCATATGTGAGGAACTGGCTATAAGAAAACTAGCAGTTATAGCGAAACACACGGGGGCACGTATACACATTGTCCATATGAGTAGTTGTGAAGCAGTAGAAGCACTCAGACAAGCAATAAATGAAGGAGTTGATATCACTGGTGAGACAAATCCTCATTACCTACTACTTGATTCAAGAGACTACAAGAAGTACGGCACACTAATTAAAGTAAACCCACCTATCAGAGAGCCATGGCATCGTGAATGCCTATGGAAAGCAGTGAAAAACAACATAATAACCATCATTGCTTCAGACCATGCCCCACATAGTGCTGATGAGAAAAAACGTGATGTATGGAGTGCTCCGGGGGGATTCCCGGGAGTAGCGACACTACTGCCACTAATGATCGACCAGGCACTGAGGAACAACATATCTTTAATGAAAATACCAGAACTATTGTCCTTGAACCCAGCTAAAAGATTCAATCTATATCCTATGAAAGGCTGTTTAGAACCAGGTTGCCATGGAGACATAGTAGTCATAGACCCGAACAAGGAAACAGTGATCGATAAGAATAAACTCCATACAAAACACAAGCTAACACCATTCCATGGATGGAGACTCAAGGGCATGATAAAACACGTCATACTAAGGGGAACACTAGTTTACAGTGAAGGAGAAACTATTGATAAGCCTACAGGTAAACTAGTGAAGCCAGTTAAGAATATATAGCATGAAATCTTGGTGTACAGTATTTTGCCCAAATACATTATTCCCATAGGCCCTAAAAACGATGCTATGTACAACTATACTGTACTCTACCATATGGCTTTATTGAAGAAACACTATATCGGCACGTACTACATTCCTTCACAAAACATATACGCTCCAGTCTTTAAGCTGGATAGTAGAGATAATTATCCCAGGAAATACTTTATTGAAATCGATGAGAACATTATTGAAGATTCATATAAGATGATTTGTCTACAATGTGGTGAGTGTTGCCGTGTTTATTCCGGGGCTTTCATGTTCTCAATAGAAGCTATGGGGCTTGACGAGATTATAGAGAAACTACCATATAGATACTATAGGCTCCTAGATGGCATCAACGTAAAAATATATAGTCTTGACGTAGGCAGACATGGTAGATGCGTATTTTTTGATGAAGAAAAGAAATTGTGTAAAATACATATGATGAAACCAGTAATATGCATGATTACTTTTTGCGGCTTAGTTGCACTACGTGGTAATACCATATATTATAAGTACGGTATTGATAAAGGCAAGCCTGTTTTTAAGCCATGGAGACATAGTATAGACCTGCTTAAAGATATGGTTAAACAGGAAGCCAAGCGTATGAGGAGACTATTCGGGTATGAATGGAGAAAACATTGTGGAATGCATTAAGTTGTTCAAGGAAATACTATGTATTGCCGAGGAGTCTCTTGTATGCCGCCTAGCCAAGGATCTTATTACATGTATTGAGAAGAATTGTCCCCTGATCTGTCTATATTCTATATTGAAGATAATCTATGAGGTTGTTGGCCAAGAAACCTATTATAGGCTCATAGGCGTTGGTGATGATGAGTTCCAGCGCATATTATCTAAGAGAAGCCGTGAATACGCTAGCTTCAAAACATGGATGATAACTAAACTCAAAGGGGTTGATGGAGTTACTCGAAAGAAACTACTTCGTCTCTATCTAACATTATCGAACTATGTTCATCCATCAACAAGACTATATGAAGGTCTTGAGGTAGACAATGAGCTGATACTACGGGCCATGGATGCTATCGTGTACATGATTACTCTGGGTAATAATAATTATTTACAGAGATTATGTGGGATAGCTGATCCGGAGAAGCTCAGCAGATGCCTCTTTGTTAAGACGAGTAAACGTGTATCAAAATATTGTATTGAACCATAGTGTTTTCACATAAACGAGTAAGCAGTTAGTTAAAGAGTGTAGGGAATATGTTGTCTATAGTGTTTATTGTTTGGCTGGGATTAAGTTATTATAGAATAGAGACAGTATATTGATGATGTAGAGTAGACTGTTTTGCGTGGTATACATGTCTATAGAAGATCCATTTGATCTAATTAATAAGTGGCTTTCGGCCAGAGAATACATTGTTGTTGGAAAGAATATTGTGCGTAGCGACTCTATAGATAAGGCGTTAGGCCGTGCTAGATTTGTTGAAGACTACTTTGAGCATGGGCGTATGCTTTTTGTTAAACAAGTCCTTAGCACGGAACCTCACGCGTTAATCGAGGATATTGATTACTCTAGAGCACTAGAAGTTCCTGGAGTTGAGAGAGTTATTACTTACCGTGATATCCCGGGCGAGAACCAGGTAGGTTACGCGTTACCTGATCAGCCTCTTCTAGCCGAGAAGAAGGTGAGATATCATGGAGAAACAATTGCTCTTGTAGCTGGCTGGGATATAGATCATGTTCTTCAAGCCGCGGAGGAAGTTAAGGTAAAGTACAAGCCTCTGCCAGCATTACTGGATCCTCTTGATGCGATGGAGAGAAATGATGTTCTTGTACATGACGAGTTTGGCTCGAATATAGCGTTTAGAACCAAGGTTAGGCGTGGAGATGTAGAGAAGGGATTTAGTGAAGCTGATGTTGTTGTCGAAAACGAGTATAGGACACATCACCAAGAGCACGCGTACCTCGAGACAGAAGCTGCTCTCGCAATACCGGAAGATGGCGGGGTAACAGTTATTGGTTGTCCACAATACCCCCACTTGGCTCAACAGATTATTGCACGTGTACTAGGTTTACCTGCATCCAAAATAAGAGTCATCACACCATACATAGGTGGTGCTTTCGGCGGTAAAGACGATGAAGGGCCGCTGGTATCAGCTAAAGCAGCACTAGTAGCCTATGTCACTGGTAAACCAGCTTTCCTCATGTACACTAGAGAAGAATCCATACGTATTCACCCGAAGAGAGAAGCAACTATTATAAAGTATAAATCAGGGGCATCAAGAGACGGGAAATTAACAGCAATAAAGGTAACTATTATCCATGATACAGGTGCATACGCCAATAGGGGACCATTCATACTGTGGAGAGCAACAGTACATGCATCAGGACCATATTATGTACCTAATGCCTGGGTTGACGGTTATTGTGTCTACACGAATAAAGTACCCCAAGGGTCTTTCCGTGGATTCGGTAATCCCTCAGTACAGTTTGCAGCAGAGTCCCAGATGGATGAGCTAGCCCGTAAACTTGGTATGGATCCTGTTGAGTTTAGGCTCAAGAACCTGCTTCGCCCTGGAATGGAGACTATTACCAGCCAGAAACTGGATCATGCTGTTGGAGTCGCCGATATGGTTGACAAGCTCGCCAAGACGATTAATTGGTGGAGGCTAAGGAAAGAAGTGGAGGAATGGAATAAGCGTAGTAAGCGGTTTAAACGTGGTGTGGGAATAGGGGTTGCATGGCATGGTATTAGTACTAGTCGTGGAGTACCTGATTGGAGTAATGCTTACATAAAAATAGACAAGGATGGCTCAGTGACAGTATACACTGGTATCGTAGAAATAGGACAGGGGTCGCCGTCGAGCAGCCATAGGCAAATTGTTGCAGAAGTTCTTGGCGTACCACTAGAACTCGTAAGGATCATACATGGGACAAGTGATGCACCGGACACAGGGGCTACACATGCATCAAGAGGGACTAGTATTGGTGCTATAGGCGTACTTGTTGCAGCTGCTAAACTACGTGAGCGGCTCAACAAGTTGGCAGCCGATCTCTTGAACGCTCCTCCTGATAAGATCGTTATGAGAGAAGGTAGAATCTATGCCAAAGGTAGAGAAGAAAAAACGATTACATGGAGGGAACTAGTTAAGCAAGCATATGCTAGAGGAATAGATCTCTCGGCTACAGGATACTTCTTCCTACCCAAAGGCAGATTTGACAACGAACGTGGACAAGGCTATGCTTATCCAGCCTACAGCTTCGTAGCGGTTGTCGTGGAGGTTGAAGTCGATACACATACTGGTAGAACAAGAGTGTTAAAGGCATGGCCAGGGCTTGCTGCAGGCAAGATAATCAACCCGGTACAAGTCGAGGGACAAATCGAGGGAGCGATCACACAGGGCATAGGCTACGTTCTTATGGAAGAACTCCGTTTCGGCAACAAGGGAGAGATCATTAATACCGATCTAACAGACTACGTGATACCTACAGCAATGGACGCACCGCTAGAAGTCGAGAAACCCGTTTACGTTGAGGACTTGTTCAAATACGGGCCATTTGGAGCTAAAGGTGTTGGCGAAATGGCTTTCATACCATTACCTGCAGCTATCGCCAATGCTGTATCACATGCTCTCAACACAAGAGTTAAGGAGCTACCGTTGACACCCGAGAAACTCTTGAAATTAATTAAAGAAACGGAGAGGTGATAGGCATGTTCTATAGAATACCATTGTTTAACTACTATAAGCCCAAGAGCCTTGATGAAGCTCTAGAACTTATCGATAAACTAGAGGATGCCAAAGTTATTGCCGGCGGTACAGACCTCATTAACGACATGAGGATACGTAGATACAAACCAAAACACTTAATCGACATAAGTAGTATCAAAGAGCTCAACTACATTATTGATGAAGGAAGTGTTGTAAGAATCGGTGCGTTGACTCGCCTACAAGAACTTGTTGAATCAAGTACTATAAAGACAAAGCTCCCATTACTCCATAATGCTGTCTACAACATGGCTAGCTGGCAGATCCGTAATATGGCTACTATTGGTGGTAACTTGTGTAACGCCTCGCCAGCAGCCGACACAGCACCACCACTACTTGTTCATGAAGCGAAACTTAAGCTGACTAGTATCAATGGAGAAAGAATAGTGGATATAACAGAGTTCTTTAAAGGCCCACGGAATACTGTTCTGAAGAAAAACGAGTTGCTGACCGAGATAATAGTCCCAATACTAGACAGCTATGGTTTCTCTTACATAAAGTTTGGTCGTAGAAGCGCTTTCACATTATCAGTTGTTGCTATTGCTACTGCTGTGAAGGTATCTAATGGAGTATTTGAAGACGTGAGAATAGCGTTAAACTCTGTTGCACCAACGCCTGTTAGAGCAAAGAGTGTTGAAGAGTACTTGCGTGGAAAGAATATATCACGTGATGTAATCGATGAAGCGGCAAAACTTGTTATAAAAGATATATCGCCGATAAGTGATGTACGTGCATCGGCTGATTACCGTAGAGAACTATCTATTGTTTTAACACGTGATACACTGGTTAATGCATTAAAGAACCTAGGATATAGCTTTGAGGAGGTGTAGTCAAGTAAATGGTTAAAGTAAGTTTCATTCTCAACAACAAACCTGTAGAAGTCGATGTTAAACCCAATGAGATACTACTTGATACATTGAGACTTAAACTGGGGGTCAAGAGCGTTAAGCGTGGCTGCGAGAAAGGAGAATGCGGTGTATGTACAGTACTGCTTGACGGAA contains:
- a CDS encoding xanthine dehydrogenase family protein — translated: MSIEDPFDLINKWLSAREYIVVGKNIVRSDSIDKALGRARFVEDYFEHGRMLFVKQVLSTEPHALIEDIDYSRALEVPGVERVITYRDIPGENQVGYALPDQPLLAEKKVRYHGETIALVAGWDIDHVLQAAEEVKVKYKPLPALLDPLDAMERNDVLVHDEFGSNIAFRTKVRRGDVEKGFSEADVVVENEYRTHHQEHAYLETEAALAIPEDGGVTVIGCPQYPHLAQQIIARVLGLPASKIRVITPYIGGAFGGKDDEGPLVSAKAALVAYVTGKPAFLMYTREESIRIHPKREATIIKYKSGASRDGKLTAIKVTIIHDTGAYANRGPFILWRATVHASGPYYVPNAWVDGYCVYTNKVPQGSFRGFGNPSVQFAAESQMDELARKLGMDPVEFRLKNLLRPGMETITSQKLDHAVGVADMVDKLAKTINWWRLRKEVEEWNKRSKRFKRGVGIGVAWHGISTSRGVPDWSNAYIKIDKDGSVTVYTGIVEIGQGSPSSSHRQIVAEVLGVPLELVRIIHGTSDAPDTGATHASRGTSIGAIGVLVAAAKLRERLNKLAADLLNAPPDKIVMREGRIYAKGREEKTITWRELVKQAYARGIDLSATGYFFLPKGRFDNERGQGYAYPAYSFVAVVVEVEVDTHTGRTRVLKAWPGLAAGKIINPVQVEGQIEGAITQGIGYVLMEELRFGNKGEIINTDLTDYVIPTAMDAPLEVEKPVYVEDLFKYGPFGAKGVGEMAFIPLPAAIANAVSHALNTRVKELPLTPEKLLKLIKETER
- a CDS encoding xanthine dehydrogenase family protein subunit M, with protein sequence MFYRIPLFNYYKPKSLDEALELIDKLEDAKVIAGGTDLINDMRIRRYKPKHLIDISSIKELNYIIDEGSVVRIGALTRLQELVESSTIKTKLPLLHNAVYNMASWQIRNMATIGGNLCNASPAADTAPPLLVHEAKLKLTSINGERIVDITEFFKGPRNTVLKKNELLTEIIVPILDSYGFSYIKFGRRSAFTLSVVAIATAVKVSNGVFEDVRIALNSVAPTPVRAKSVEEYLRGKNISRDVIDEAAKLVIKDISPISDVRASADYRRELSIVLTRDTLVNALKNLGYSFEEV
- a CDS encoding xanthine dehydrogenase family protein subunit M, with the translated sequence MGVPWINRVNTRILPCEFEYYEPTSIHEAIKLLGKLGPDAKILAGGTDLLVQIKMKQINPKYIINIKKIKELYGLKDYGEHLSIGALTRLKELEENNIIKEKFTALHEAVKSMASPQIRNMATIGGNLCNASPAADTAPPLMVFNAKLRIAGPYGVKDVPITEFFRGPKKTILNYDEILTEIIIPYPTGHVGSAFIKIARTSMDLAKVNAAAKLVVDKDGVVRDVAVALGSVAPTPVRAKSVEEYLRGRVFTKETAWNAAKLVVNDISPITDIRSTAEYRRSVAKTIVYDVLLKAFERAKR
- a CDS encoding YkgJ family cysteine cluster protein, whose protein sequence is MPKYIIPIGPKNDAMYNYTVLYHMALLKKHYIGTYYIPSQNIYAPVFKLDSRDNYPRKYFIEIDENIIEDSYKMICLQCGECCRVYSGAFMFSIEAMGLDEIIEKLPYRYYRLLDGINVKIYSLDVGRHGRCVFFDEEKKLCKIHMMKPVICMITFCGLVALRGNTIYYKYGIDKGKPVFKPWRHSIDLLKDMVKQEAKRMRRLFGYEWRKHCGMH
- the allB gene encoding allantoinase AllB, translating into MSNLLVRGGHIVYPWRIIEGDILIENGVVKAVGKSIPRPNGVEVVDAEGMLVLPGVVDIHVHMREPGLEYKDDFTRGTLDALMGGVTTVLEMPNTLPPVDTRERLVEKAKLLEPKAYVDFGLYGVIHDGNIDEFKPMVEAGAIGFKIFLGPTTGDIPAPSTPTLYEAMELSKETGVTLAFHAEEWSLVKYFTEKIKTSGRIDPEAHMDSRPPICEELAIRKLAVIAKHTGARIHIVHMSSCEAVEALRQAINEGVDITGETNPHYLLLDSRDYKKYGTLIKVNPPIREPWHRECLWKAVKNNIITIIASDHAPHSADEKKRDVWSAPGGFPGVATLLPLMIDQALRNNISLMKIPELLSLNPAKRFNLYPMKGCLEPGCHGDIVVIDPNKETVIDKNKLHTKHKLTPFHGWRLKGMIKHVILRGTLVYSEGETIDKPTGKLVKPVKNI
- a CDS encoding xanthine dehydrogenase family protein molybdopterin-binding subunit is translated as MKYRFIGKKISRHDGVAKITGQIKYANDIVLPGMLYGRILKSPYPHARVKNIDTSGAKKYNAVVITFKDVPRVKFNPRLVSTEDVTYKDWEVLTDHPKFVGEYVAAVAAESEYLAQKALESIRVEWEPLPFVLNPMDAMKDDAPRIHEKILLKDREVDVINNIACKYEYVEGDPDKAFEEADVVIERSFKTNRRYHMQLEPKAVVVRPEPNGGVTIWTTTQTIHNTRILVSQVFNIPLSKVNVVKIPIGGSFGSSIQTNPVVLVAVALALKAKRPVKIALTREEDMHEHCSYEMYLRIKAGAKRDGTIIAGELENIMDIGAHQIQPYPLLGVALGWFVSLYKWKNIRYRGIAVYTNKVPSCAMRGFGNPQVTWAVETVIDELAEKLGIDPIEFRLKNYVGKGDLFWGQGPTVRSIIRSDGVPELMRKGAELIGWSKRGDPRDKKGRYRRGIGVARGFHTSGAGGPLSGTVIDYTGVILKLNDDGTIDYITALQDHGGGTLDAHAKIIAEELQVPVEKINIVWSDTNTTLYDVCTHASRGVFVGGEAARRAARLLKEKILNYAARILGVVATPEGLRMEYDEESGETIIYVEGSPDKRITLRELARTLWQKNWGTLSVSLSYRAPAAPPAYLVYFVEVEVDTYTGVVKPVRVVAGVDCGTVINPELAEGQIHGGFAMGLSMALLEDTPYDPVTGDLLSHGFITDYKIPSSQDLPNPDDFKVIFAETHEPTGPFGAKGLGEAAKNPVAAAIANAIYNAIGIRFYELPITPEKILKALSGKEG